The Rhizophagus irregularis chromosome 2, complete sequence genome contains a region encoding:
- a CDS encoding uncharacterized protein (SECRETED:cutsite_ANA-LQ; SECRETED:prob_0.9203); SECRETED:SignalP(1-23): MKTDIIKHLIFLIILASLLTANALQFSQCSGYYPNPANVSLLPDPPIFGQSAEIFISTIAYTTIEVSAYVNILMSNPNWDFPLIYKQKICMDKFIHQTCSKSDIYYSFDYKFTYNLGNQTSALKIDIVAKLVNPDNNILSCINGTVTIQAPY, translated from the coding sequence atgaaaacagatattataaaacatctcatttttttaataattttagcttCGCTTTTAACGGCAAACgctttacaattttcacaatgCAGCGGATATTATCCAAATCCGGCTAACGTATCACTTTTACCTGATCCCCCCATTTTTGGGCAGTCtgcagaaatttttatttctacaaTAGCATATACTACAATCGAAGTTAGTGCATATGTTAATATTCTAATGAGTAATCCTAATTGGGACTTCCCGcttatttataaacaaaaaatttgtatggataaatttattcatcaaaCTTGTTCTAAAtcagatatatattatagttttgatTACAAATTTACTTATAACCTCGGTAATCAAACTTCAGcgttaaaaattgatattgtAGCTAAGCTTGTGAATccagataataatattttaagctGTATCAATGGTACTGTTACTATACAAGCAccatattga
- a CDS encoding uncharacterized protein (SECRETED:cutsite_IEA-FN; SECRETED:prob_0.9329); SECRETED:SignalP(1-23), whose protein sequence is MKISIPLTVVAIICIIAIEQIEAFNSTFGIFVFFSQCKVWATDNYGNTVMTTGWLNCENGDPSVTFHSRDIQANPYYLHAKVMGSKRETKNRGPFNSDTCFKFTGTVATWHFNQQDMSYCQNPS, encoded by the coding sequence atgaaaatttccattCCTTTAACCGTTGTTGccataatttgtattatagcAATTGAACAAATTGAAGCATTTAATTCTACTTTCGGTATATTTGTGTTTTTTTCGCAATGTAAAGTTTGGGCTACAGATAATTATGGTAATACTGTAATGACTACCGGATGGTTGAATTGCGAAAATGGAGATCCAAGTGTAACTTTTCATTCTCGAGACATACAAGCTAATCCATATTACCTTCACGCAAAGGTTATGGGCAGCAAGAGAGAAACAAAAAATAGAGGACCATTTAACTCAGATACCTGTTTTAAATTTACCGGAACTGTTGCTACTTGGCATTTTAATCAACAAGACATGTCATATTGCCAGAACcctagttaa